The proteins below come from a single Plasmodium sp. gorilla clade G2 genome assembly, chromosome: 13 genomic window:
- a CDS encoding SAM dependent methyltransferase, putative: MYCLNFYNVHIFKNLKRKLFNYQILKREISDVCESKIITLTKSKEYDKFKIYRNNVFNSIYENQILHGVKVHNVDSKGYGEIALYVTRKHSLFFLKYFLLIPEEQVNLKVLQINKKKEKISFQVLCKTKKSKYEITPQCEHFSKCGGCMFQHIDYNFEKQLKRNLLISLCEKYNINILYSSQNYLQDYHNFVTLNEKNEQDLIEISQIKSEYINDNMDNQDQDVPENTNILEERDINKNIIYDEENEKYEYKNNDDNIVDNEYNNITIQKENKNKNINEDQIYKIYQKEKNNEEKRNIYYAKLYNFIYSNDYNYRNKSSINFCVTDHLSIGFYKKNSYEICDINNCYIHDKYIQDIYTQIKNEVKEHFIKNNIYIFNKINNNGYLKSVDIKISDYNKEKQILINFIGYTLTNSQTKKNLIAIANNLALKNPSIKSVLYNEQKNKLKQNKKEILLYGENHIYHSYNNYIYKLGANTFFQPNQYLNQYIIMIISKIIEKYKINSSNTCLYDLFCGIGFYSIPLANLFDRVISIDYSIDNIKSLEENMNLNKIKNIRCIQIDLFNQHNLKQINLHIRRYIVNTVKEKKIDLYDKIKQNITLTFIQTNNENILVENIQKIQSPYSTLPGFIYEQLKNFNTNTLKENNDNIITEDIFKKLNVNNDEYINNNNNNNNTDMEYSNENDFIKFKQNEFVMPIPDLIIVNPPRKGCGKVFRRWIRGLCCKHIIYVSCNVHTQFKDISHLINLGYIIKDIIPLDTFPRTPHFETIVYLKLDSKKVHQSKEEILQFEMNEIKNKKKFKQE, from the exons ATGTATTGTTTAAATTTCTATAATGTTCACATTTTCAAGAATTTGAAAAGAAAACTTTTTAACTATCAAATATTGAAAAGAGAAATTAGTGATGTATGTGAaagtaaaataataacaCTTACAAAAAGTAAGGAATATGATAAATTCAAaatttatagaaataatGTATTTAATAGTATATATGAGAATCAAATCCTTCATGGAGTAAAA GTACATAATGTTGATTCAAAAGGATATGGAGAAATCGCACTGTATGTTACAAGAAAACattccttattttttttgaaatattttttattaattccgGAAGAACAGGTGAATCTAAAAGTCCTACaaattaataagaaaaaagaaaagataaGCTTTCAAGTATTATGCAAAAcgaaaaaaagtaaatatgAAATAACACCACAATGTGAACATTTTTCTAAATGTGGAGGATGTATGTTTCAACACATTGattataattttgaaaaaCAATTAAAGAGGAATTTATTGATTTCTTTatgtgaaaaatataatataaatattttatatagcagtcaaaattatttacaagattatcataattttgtTACACTGAATGAAAAAAACGAACAAGATTTAATAGAAATATCACAAATTAAAtctgaatatataaatgataatatggataatCAGGATCAAGACGTTCcagaaaatacaaatattttgGAAGAAAgagatataaataagaatattatatatgacgaagaaaatgaaaaatatgaatacaaaaataatgatgataatattgtAGATAATgaatacaataatataacaatacaaaaagaaaataaaaataaaaatataaatgaagaccaaatatataagatctatcaaaaagaaaaaaataatgaagaaaagagaaatatatattatgcgaaattatataactttatatattcaaatgacTATAATTACCGAAATAAATCATCTATTAATTTTTGTGTAACTGATCATTTATCCATCgggttttataaaaaaaatagttatGAAATttgtgatataaataattgttatattcatgataaatatatacaagatatttatacacagattaaaaatgaagtaaaagaacattttataaaaaataatatttatatatttaataaaataaataataatggatATCTTAAAAGTgtagatataaaaattagtgattataataaagaaaaacaaatattgATAAATTTTATAGGATATACATTAACAAATTCTCaaactaaaaaaaatttaatagcCATAGCAAATAATTTAGCATTAAAAAATCCGTCTATCAAAAGTGTCTTATATAATGAacagaaaaataaattaaaacaaaacaaaaaagaaatattattatatggagaaaatcatatatatcattcatataataattatatatataaattaggAGCAAATACTTTTTTCCAACCAAATCAATATTTaaatcaatatattattatgataatttctaaaataattgaaaaatataaaatcaatTCTTCAAATACATgtttatatgatttattcTGTGGTATTGGTTTTTATTCTATACCTCTTGCAAATTTGTTTGATCGTGTTATTAGTATTGATTATTctattgataatataaaatcattagaagaaaatatgaatctaaataaaattaaaaatattagatGTATACAAATAGATCTATTTAATCAACATaatttaaaacaaataaactTACATATAAGAAGATATATTGTTAACACtgttaaagaaaaaaaaattgatttatatgataaaataaaacaaaatattacatTAACATTTATACAgacaaataatgaaaatattcttGTGGAAAACATacag aaaattCAGTCGCCATATAGTACTTTACCAGGTTTTATTTATGAACAGTTAAAAAATTTCAATACGAACacattaaaagaaaataatgataatattataacagaagatatttttaaaaaacttaatgttaataatgacgaatatataaataataataataataataataatactgaTATGGAATATTCGAATGAAAATGATTTCATCAAATTTAAACAAAATG AATTTGTGATGCCAATCCCAGACTTGATAATTGTTAACCCCCCCAGAAAAGGATGTGGAAAG GTATTTAGAAGATGGATAAGAGGACTATGTTGCAAgcatataatttatgtatCATGCAATGTGCACACTCAATTTAAGGATATTAGCCATTTGATTAATTTAGG ttatattataaaagatattattCCATTGGATACATTCCCAAGAACTCCTCATTTTGAAACAAtagtttatttaaaattggACTCTAAAAag gTTCATCAAAGTAAGGAAGAAATACTACAATTCGAGAtgaatgaaattaaaaataagaaaaaatttaaacAAGAATAA
- a CDS encoding 26S protease regulatory subunit 10B, putative — protein sequence MDNKESIKLYVKKVIEHREIESKVKKLRLDIKELNKKYEKTEDNLKALQSVGQIIGQVLKQLEDEKFIVKASSGPRYVVGCKSKINKSKLVIGTRVSLDMTTLTVMKRLPCEVDPLVFNMISDIDKSENSTNKVNYNQIGGLSEQIRQMREVVELPILNPYLYKRVGIKTPKGVLLYGPPGTGKTLLARAMASNINCNFMRIVVSAIVDKYIGESARIIREMFNYAKEHQPCIIFMDEIDAIGGRRFSQGTSADREIQRTLMELLNHLDGFEELGNVKIIMATNRPDVLDPALVRPGRLDRKIEIPLPNETARIEILKIHANKMTKLGDIDYESVCRLCDGFNGADLRNVCTEAGMFAIRAMRDYVIEEDFYKAARKISEGKKLEGKLEYEKI from the coding sequence ATGGATAACAAGGAAAGCATAAAATTGTATGTGAAGAAAGTTATTGAACACCGAGAAATTGAGAGTAAAGTAAAGAAGTTAAGATTAGATATAAAAgagttaaataaaaaatatgagaaAACTGAAGATAATTTAAAGGCCTTACAAAGTGTAGGTCAAATAATAGGTCAAGTATTAAAACAACTAGAAGATGAGAAATTTATTGTGAAAGCTTCTAGTGGTCCTAGATATGTAGTAGGATGTAAAtctaaaattaataaaagtaaattaGTAATAGGTACAAGAGTATCATTAGATATGACAACCTTAACAGTTATGAAAAGATTACCATGTGAAGTGGATCCTTTAGTTTTTAATATGATAAGTGATATAGATAAGAGTGAAAATAGTACAAACAAAGTTAATTATAATCAAATAGGTGGATTAAGTGAACAAATAAGACAAATGAGAGAAGTAGTAGAGTTACCTATACTTAatccttatttatataaaagagTTGGAATAAAAACACCTAAAggtgttttattatatggtCCTCCAGGTACAGGGAAAACATTATTAGCAAGAGCAATGGCATCTAACATTAATTGTAATTTTATGAGAATTGTTGTATCAGCTATtgtagataaatatataggagAAAGTGCACGTATTATTAGAGAAATGTTTAATTATGCAAAGGAACATCAAccatgtattatttttatggatGAAATTGATGCTATAGGAGGTAGAAGATTTTCTCAAGGTACTTCAGCTGATAGAGAAATACAGAGAACACTTATGGAATTATTAAATCACTTAGATGGATTTGAAGAATTAGGTAATGTCAAAATTATTATGGCAACTAATCGACCAGATGTATTAGATCCTGCTTTAGTTAGACCAGGAAGATTAGATAGAAAAATTGAAATACCCTTACCAAATGAAACAGCCAGAATAGAAATACTTAAAATACATGCAAATAAAATGACTAAACTAGGAGATATAGATTATGAATCTGTATGTAGATTGTGTGATGGATTTAATGGTGCTGATTTAAGAAATGTATGTACTGAAGCTGGTATGTTTGCAATCAGAGCTATGAGAGATTATGTTATAGAGGAAGACTTTTACAAAGCTGCCAGAAAAATAAGtgaaggaaaaaaattagaGGGTAAACTTGAATATGAAAAGATATAA